The genomic stretch AGATGCATCCGGTGCGGGAACCGTACCGTCTCCCGCACGACCGGCACCTCCGCGGCGTCGAGCAGTCCCGACGTGGCGTGCGCCAGGACGTCGAGCGCCTCGATCGCCCGGCAGGCCCCGTTCCACCAGTACTCGTAGCCCTCGTCGACGGAGCCGTCCGCCGGCAGCGCCGCGAGGTAACGATCGAGGCCCGCCACTGCCCAGGCGACCTGGTGCGCCCGCTCCGGGCCCGGCTCGGCCAGGCGCAGCGCGGCGACGAGCACGTTGCCGCAGATCCACGGGCACCAGTTGTGCACGTCGCCGTCCAGCCCCAGCCAGTGCCAGTCGCGCCGCCGGACGAACGGGTCGAGCACCCGCACGCGCACCTCGGACCGGATGCGCTCCCGCAAGCCCGGGTAACGTTCGGCCAGCCGGTCCCCGAGCACCTGGTCGGCCCACGCCAGCTGGGCGGCGACATCAGCGGCCCCCAGGTCGAGGCAGGGGGTCGCCACATCGGGGAGAACGGTCCCGCGGGGCCGGCAGGTGTCCTCGTGCGCCGGCCAGCACCACGAGCTCTGCTCGCACAGCTGCACGATCCCGTCCGCGGCCTCGTCCAGCCAGCCCTGCTCACGGCCGATCGTTTCGCCGCTCGCCACGGCCGCCATGAGCACAGCCCGGGTCAGCCGGTCCTGGCGCTGGAACACCTGGCTCTCGTAGCCGGTGCGGTTGCCGTCACGGAAGTAACGCGCGTACTGCGAGGCCAGCGGCTGCGGCCATGGTGTGCCCAGCTCCGCCTCCGCCCGCTCCCGCACGGCGACCAGGATGCCGGACGTCGCGACCCGATCCCAGGAAGAATGCCCGGCGCCAGGCACCGGCAAGGCCGCTTCAGGTGGCAGCAAGCTCCGGACCAGAGCCTCCGGCGACATCGCGGTCCCCCAGACGACACCCAGAGGACCGACGGCCCCATCCTCCCGGCTGCTCTCGGTCCGGTCGGTTGCACTCTTCGTCATGGTCCTCCTCGCGACGCCCCCATAGTAGCGATCGAAAGTGATCGAAGTTGAATCAAATCGGTTTCTATGGGGGTAATTGATCGGCCCCGCTGTCCCGCCACCCCCAGGAGGCCGCGTTTGCCACCATGACCTGGGGTAGCCCAACAGTGAAGGGCCAGGAGGTGAGATCCATGGCCGGCAAGGAATGGTCCATTCAAATCGACATCGCCGAGTCCGGAGACCTAGCCACCGCGTACGTCACTTTGACCAGCCCGGCCGACGTACGGTTGACCGGCTGCGGTGAAGCCCACCGCAACCCGGCCGACCCGCCCGCCCCGCGGATCGGCGAAGAGCTGGCCGTCGGTCGCGCGTTGATCGATCTGACCGGCAAGCTACTGGGAGTGGCGACCAACGACGTCCGCGAGAACGTCCGGTCGGCACACTGACCGGAGGAGGGCCGTCAGGGTGCCAGCAGGGCGTGGGACAGCTGATCGGCGCTCCGGCTTCCACTGCGCCGTGGTCCATCGGCATTCGCGGGCCATCACCAGAAACAGATCCGGCGACAGTAGCCCGACGGTGATGTCGGTGGCTCGCCTGCTGGTCAGGCCGGGTCGCAGGGCCTGGAGGCGGTCCAGGATGGCGACGAACTCCCCGTGAGCGGTGTGCCGCTGCTCGCTGTTGGTGGCCCATTGGGCGGCCATGTCCGAGTCGCCGGCCGCGGCGTCGCGGACCACGGCGTCGGTCCACCGCCTGGCACCACGTCCTGACCGCTGACGTACCGCACCAGCCCAGGCGTGCACATCGCTCCCCGCCCATGCCGGCACCGGCACGTTCGCCACCGCCGGCACGTGCCAGGTCGAGTTCGGCGCGGAACTCCTCTACCCCGCCGAGCCCGGCGTGGCCGACGACGCCACGAAGGCCTCCGAGTAGCGACCGCTGAGTCGTCGCCACCGGGTCGTGTACGCCATGATGGGGTCGTGGATTTCGAGCCCTACCGGGGTGAGCTGGTGGCCTACTGCTACCGGATGCTGGGCTCGTACCACGAGGCCGAGGACCTGGTGCAGGAGACGATGTTGCGGGCGTGGAAGGCCCGTGACCGGTATGACAGCACGCGCGCGTCCGTACGGACCTGGCTGTACCGGATCGCGACCAACGTGTGCCTGACCGCGTTGGAGGGGCGGGCACGGCGGCCGCTGCCGTCCGGGCTGGGCGCGCCGAGCGAGGATCCCGGGGCGCCGCTCACCCCGGCATTCGACATCCCCTGGCTGCAGCCGTTTCCCGACGCGCGGTTCGATATGGGGGCACGGGCGGACCTGCGGCTGGCGCTGGTCGCGGCGATGCAGGTGCTGCCGCCGCGGCAGCGGGCCGTGCTCGTGCTCCGCGAGGTGCTGGAGTTCAGCGCCGCCGAGGTCGCCACCCAGCTGGGGACCACGGCCACGGCCGTGAACAGCGCTCTGCAGCGGGCCCGCGCCGCCCTCGCGGACGTCGGCGACGTGGGGCAGGTCACCGAGCCGGACGATCCCGAGGTGCGCGCGGTCATCCAACGGTACGTGAGGGCGTTCGAGGCGGCCGACGTCCCCGCGCTCGTGCGCCTGCTCACCGACGAGGCGGTCCTGGAGATGCCGCCGGTGCCGCTGTGGTATCGGGGCAGCCGCGACTACGGCCTGTTCATGCGCCGTGTGTTCGAGATGCGGGGGACGGGCTGGCGCATGAGGGACCTCACCGCCAACGGGCAGCCCGCGCTCGCCGCGTACGTGCCGGATCCCGGCGGCGGGCATCGGCTGCACACGTTGCAGGTCGTCACGGTCACCGGCGGCCGGGTCTCGCACAACGTCGTGTTCGCCGATCCAGGCGTGTTCGAGGCGTTCGACCTGCCCGAAAAGATTTAGTTCAACGAATTTTCGTCAGGCGCGATGAGCCGGGCCGATGCCGCCGGTACGTACGGGTGAGCATCGAGCGAAAGGGAAGCCATCGTGAGCGTCATCGTCATTGAGTTCATCACCCTGGACGGGATCGTGTCGGACCCGGACGGATCCGGCGGCACGCCGACCGGCGGCTGGGCGTTCCGGCACGGCCCCGAGGCGGTCGCCGGGGACAAGTTCCGGCTGGGGAGCGTGCTGGACGAGGGGGTCCTGCTGCTGGGGCGGCGGACTTGGGAGTTGTTCTCCCGGCTCTGGCCGGGGCGCGACGACCCCTTCTCCACGCGGATGAACGCCGTGCCGAAGCTGGTCGCCTCCCGTACGGTCACCGACGTGTCGGCGTGGGCGAACTCCCAGGTCGTCGGAGGCGACCTCATCGACGCCGTCAAACGGGAGCCGCGCGATGTGGTCATCACCGGCAGCCTGAGCGTCGTGCACACCCTGATGGCCGCGGACCTGATCGACGAGTACCGGCTGCTGACCTTCCCCGCGGCCCTCAGCACCGGAGAGCGGCTCTTTCCCGCCGGCGGCCCGCCCACGTACCTCGAGTGCCTGTCGGCAGAGCAGTCCGGCGCGGCCGTCCTCGCGCGGTACCGCAGGGCGGCCGGGCCTGCCTGACCAGCGGTTCGGCGTCGCCGGTCTCGGCCTTGCCGCCGATGCCGGCGACCGAGCCGGGCTCGGTGGTCGGGGACCGGACCGTCCGGGAGTGTGACGTCGGATAGACGAGACGATACGGTTCGTCTTGACAGCAGGATGGCTCGGCCCATAGTCTCGCGTGACGAGACGGAGCGTATCGTCTCTTTGGAGCGAGGAGACCGCATGACGACTGCCCGAGTATGGTTCATCACCGGCGCGTCGAGAGGCCTGGGCAGGGCCTTCGCCGAGGCGGCGCTCGCCGCCGGAGACCGCGTCGTGGCCGCCGCACGCGACCTCGACCCGCTCGCCGACCTGGCCGCCGCCCACCCGGACAGCCTCGTACGGCTGACGCTGGACGTCTCCGACCGTGCGGCCGTGCGGAAGGTGGTGGACCAGGCGGCGGCGGCGTTCGGCCGGCTCGACGTCGTGGTCAACAACGCCGGCGTGATGCTGCTCGGCATGGTGGAGGAGGCCACGGAGGAGCAGATCCGCGCCCACTTCGACGTCAACTTCTTCGGCGCGGTCTGGGTGGCCCAGGCCGTGGTGCCGTACCTGCGGGCGCAGGGGTCCGGCCACATCCTGCAGGTCACGTCGATGGGGGCCGGTGGAGGGTTCGCGTCCGTCGGGTTCTACTCGGCGAGCAAGACAGCGCTCGACTCGGTGAGTGAGGCCCTGGCGATGGAGGTGGCGCCGTTCGGGGTCAAGGTGACGATCGTGGGGCCGGGCGGGTACGGCACGGACCTGTTCACGCGGGGCACCACGATGACGGAGCCGCGGCAGGAGTACGAGTCGCTCCGTGCCCGGCTGGCCGAGATGTGGGGGGAGGACGCCGGTCCCGACCCGAGCACCGCCGCGCCGGTGATCATGGAGCTGGTCGACCTGGCGGAGCCGCCGCTGCGGCTGATCGTCGGTGGCGCCTCGTACGACCTGGTCCAGCAGAAGGACCAGGCCCGCGCGGAGGAGTACCGGGCCTGGGAGCACCTCAGCCGGAAGGCGCCCGGCTGACCGTCATCAGATGGGCTGAGGAGTCCTGTCCGCGCAGAGAAGAGGAGGTGGGCCCTATGCCTACTGCTGCCCAACTGGCACTCACCGAGATCACGAAGCGTTACGGCACGCGCGTCGTCCTGGACCGGGTGTCGCTCACCGTCAAACCCGGCGAGCGGATCGGAGTGATCGGCGACAACGGGTCGGGCAAGTCCACGCTGCTCAGGCTCATGGCGGACGTCGAGCGGCCGGACAACGGCGAGCTCGTGGCCGTCGCGCCAGGCGGCGTCGGATACCTGCCGCAGTCGCTCGCGCTTCCGCCGCACGCGACGGTGGGTGACGCCGTCGATCTGGCGCTGGCCGACCTGCGAGAGCTCGAAGCCCGGATGCGGGTGGCCGAACGGTCGCTCGGGGAGGCAGGCGTGGAGGCTCGCGCAGGCGCGGCGAGCGGCGCAGGGACGGAGGGTCGGGCGGGGACAGCGATTCGTGACGGGATGGAGGTCTACGCACGCCTGGTGGCGGAGTTCGAGGCGCGGGGCGGCTACGAGGCCGACACTCGTGTCGAGGTCGCGCTGCATGGGCTCGGGCTGCCCGGGCTCGACCGGAGCCGCCGGCTTGGCACGCTCTCCGGTGGCGAACGCTCCAGGCTCGCCCTGGCCGCCACGCTGGCGTCCGCTCCTGAACTGCTGCTGCTCGACGAACCGACCAACGACCTGGACGACCAGGCCGTGGCATGGCTCGAACAACGTCTGCGCGCCCACCGGGGCACGGTCGTGGCGATCACCCACGACCGCGTGTTCCTGGAGCGGGTGACCACCGCCATCCTGGAGGTCGCCGACGGGAAGGTGCGCCGCTACGGCGACGGGTACGCCGGATACCTCGCGGCCAAGGCCGCCGAACGCCTCGCCCAGGCGCGGGCGTACGAGGAGTGGAAGACGGAGCTGGACCGGCATGCCACGCTGGTGGCGGCCAACGCGGGCAGGCTGGCGGTAATCCCGCGCAAGTCGGCCAAGGCGGGCATGGGCACCGGGGCCTGGCGGGCGCGCTCGCGTACGCATGGGGCAGCCGGGCGTATCCGGCAGTCCCAGCAGCGGCTGCGCCAGCTCACCGACCACCCGGCGCCCCCACCGCCCGAGCCGCTGCGCTTCACCGCCACCCTCGCCACCGCGGGAGCCGCCGGGGCCGAGGTGGCCGCGCTCGACGGCGTGGTGGTCGCGGGGCGACTCCGCCTGGACTCGCTGGCCCTCCGCGCCGGTGAGCGGCTGCTCGTCACCGGCCCGAACGGAGCCGGCAAGACCACACTGATGCGGGTGCTCGCGGGGGAACTGCGGCCGGACGCGGGCGAGGTACGGCAGACCGGTCGGGTCGGGTTCTTCCGCCAGGACGAGCCGGCTGTTGAGGACGTGCGGCGGGCGGGCCGGTCTGGGACCCTGCAGCACGGGGACCTGGTCGGGACGGCGGACTGGACCGTGCTGCGGGCCTACGCGCACGGGCGTCCCGGGACCCTGGACGAGCACGCCGACGCGCTGCTCGCCCTGGGGTTGTTCCGGCCGTCCGACCTGCGTCTGCGCCTCGAGGAGCTCTCCTATGGTCAGCGGCGCCGGATCGAGCTGGCCCGGCTGGTGAGCGAGCCCGTGGACCTGCTCCTGCTCGACGAGCCGACCAACCACCTGTCGCCGCTGCTCGTGGAGCAACTGGAGGAGGCGTTGACCTCTTACCAGGGAGCGCTGGTGGTCGTGACGCACGATCGGCGCATGCGGGCCACGTTCACCGGCTCCCGCCTGGAACTGGGCCGGGGTGTGGCGGCATAGCGGGGTCCCGGCCATGACGCCTTCATCACCATCTTGGATGGCCGCACGTGTCGAGGGGCATCCGCTGTTCAGCCGTGGGCGGGGACGCCGTCCGGCGCCACGTCCTTCATGGCAGAGGGCCGCACCCGCAGGAGCCGGGCGGCCCAGCCCGGCAGCCACCAGTTCCAGCGGCCCATCATCGCCACCACCGCCGGGACGAGCACGCCCCGGATGAGGGTGGCGTCCAGCAGGATGCCCAGGGCGAGGCCGCTGGCGAAGACCTTGACATCGAGTTCCGGGGTCATGGCCAGCGCCGCGAAGGAGATGAACAGGATCAGCGCCGCCGAGGTGACCAGCCGCCCGGTGCGCCCGACGCCTTCGATGACCGCCTGGTGGGTGTTGCCGGTCCTGTCGTACTCCTCACGCATGCGGGCCAGGATGAACACCTCGTAGTCCATGCTGAGCCCGTACAGGAAGGCGAAGATCGTGAGCGGGACGAACTCGCCGATCGAGCCGGTGGGCTGGATGTCGAGGAGCTCCCTGGTGCCCCAGCCGAACTGCCACAGCAGCACCATCGCGCCGATCACCGCGCCGAGCGACAGCAGGTTGAGCACGATCGCCTTGAGCGGCAGGAGCAGCGAGCGGAACGCCCGTGTCAGCATCACGAACGTGACCAGCCCGATCAGCGCCAGCATCCAAGGGAACGCGCCGTAGGTGCGGGACTGGAAGTCCATGCTCTGCGCCGCATTGCCGCCGACCCGGACGTTGTCCGGCACGGTCTCGCGGATCCTGGTGATGGTCGCCTCGCCGGCGGCGGTGCCGTTCTCCGCGACCGGCAGCACCGAGACGACCGCCGACCCCTGCCGCCGCCAGGCGGCCGATTCCGGCGCGAGCACGGTCGCCACCCCTTCCACCTGGCTGATCTGCCCGATGGCCGCGGCCGGGTCGCCGGTGACCAGGGTGTCGATCGGCGTGACCACACCAGCCGGGATGCCCGCGCTGGTCAACGCGACCAGCCCGTCATGGCCGGGGCCCGTCGTCTTGAGGTGGCGGCTCTCCGGCAGGCCCAGGTCGACTCCGAGAGCGGTCAGCGACAGTGCCACCAGCAGGCCGCCGGAGACCAGCGCGGCGGGCCGGCGCAGCCGTACGACGCCGCGAGCCCAGGCCGACCAGGCACGGCCGGCGTCCGCCTCGCGGGCGAACCGCTTGCCGGTCGTGGCGCGGCGGTCGAGCCGCTGGCCGGTGAGGGCCAGCAGGACCGGCAGGACGGTCAGCGTCGCGGCCACGCTCATCGCGGCGATGATCATGCCGGCGATGCCCAGGCTCCGCAGGAACGGCACCGGGAGCACCACCATGGTCACCAGCCCGATGGCGACCGCGACACCGCTGAACAGCACCGCGCGGCCCGCTCCCGCCATGGCGCGATGCACCGCCTCGTCACCGCGGAAGCCGTTGGCCTGCTCCTCGCGCCATCGGGCGACCAGCAACAACGAGTAGTCGACGGCGATGCCGAGGCCGAGCAGCGGCATGGTGGTCAGCGCCACATCATGCACGGTCATGACCAGCGTGAGCAGCAGGATCACGATGAACGACGCGAAGATCGACAAGACGGAAATGAGGATCGGGACCAGCGCGAGCATCGAGCGGAACACCAGGAACAGCACGAGCACCGCGGCCAGCACGCCGATACCGATCTTGGCGGGCACGTCGACACCGCCCGCGTCCACGCTGGGAGCCAGGGTGTCCAGGCCAGTGACGTGGATCTTGCTGCCGGGGGGCAGATGCTGGGTCATCGCCTCGATGATGACCGGGCTCTCGTCGGGTGTCTCGCCGAGGCCGCCGCCGGGCGGGCTGCCGTCGGAGTAGGTCCCGGGGAACACCAGGCCGAACGTGGTCCGGCCGTCGCTGCCGACCAGGCGGGGGTCGCCGGTGTCGGCGTAGGACACGACGCGGGACTGAGGCAGCTTGGTCGCCACGGCGGCGAAGGCCCGCCCGAGCGCCTCCTTGCTCGCGTCGGCACGCTGCCCTTCGGGCAGCACCACGACCGGCACGAACGGCCGCTGGTAGCCGCCGTTGCCATAGATCGTGACGATTTCCTGGTTGGCGTCGAAGGCGGGCATGCCCGGGTGGGCGTACACCTCGGACAGACGTTGGATCGCGATCGGGGTCGCTCCCATGCCGACGAAGAACGCCAGGACGGCGAGCAGCGTGACCAGTCCCTTACGTCGCAGGACAAAGGCCGAGAGTCTCTCCATGACTCCAGTGCAGCAAAATGATCTTCATCGGCCGTGCGGGCGTTCTTAGACGCTTATGTGAATCGTGGATCTCCGCGCGACGTCGCCCGCCCGCCGGGTGAGACTGAACGCGTGAGCCGCATCCTTGTCGTGGACGACGAACCCTACCTCGCTGATCTCGTTTCGACCGCACTGACATACGAAGGCTTCGAAACCGCGACGGCCGCCACGGGTGCGGCGGCCGTGGCCATGACCGCTTCCTTCCGGCCTGACCTGATCGTTCTGGACGTCATGTTGCCCGATGTGCTGGGGACCGAGGTGTGCCGCAGGATCCGCGCCACGGGGGCGGAGGTCCCCGTGGTGTTCCTCACCGCGCGGGACGCCACCGAGGACAAGATCGGCGGATTGACCGTCGGCGGCGACGACTACGTGACCAAGCCTTTCAGCCTGGAGGAGCTGATCGCCCGGATTCGCGCGGTGCTGCGCCGTACCAAGCCGGCGGAGCCGGAGAGCGGCCTGCTCGGCTTCGAGGACCTGGTCATCGACGAGGACGCCTACGAGGTGCGCCGCGACGGCGTCCTGCTCGACCTGACCCCGACCGAGTTCAAGCTGCTGCGTTTCCTCGTGGCCAACGCCGGACGGGTCGTGACCAAGAGACAGATCCTGGACCACGTCTGGGAGTACGACTTCGGCGGCAACGACGGCGTCGTGCAGACGTACATCAGTTACCTGCGCCGCAAGGTCGACGCCGTCGACCCGCCCCTCATCCACACCGTGCCCCGCGTCGGCTACGTCCTGCGCCTGCCCAGGGAAGCCTGATGTCACTTCGAGCCCGCCTGGTCGCGACGGTCGTCGGCCTGCTGGCACTCGCTCTCATCCTGGCCGCCGGAGCGACCTTCGGCGCCATTCAGGACTGGCGCGGACCCGGCAGCTCCCGCCTGTTGTCGCTGACCACTCCGGAACAGTTGCTGGCCGCCTCCGACGAACTGGCGGAACGTGTCGCGTTCGTGCTGATCGGCACGTCCGGATTCGGGCTGGCGGCCCTCACCCTGCTGGCCGCCCACCTGATCCGCCGCGGCCTGCGCCCGCTCGACCGCATCGTCGAGACCGCCGCCGCCATCGGCGACGGCGACCTCGCGCGGCGAGTGGAGACCGGACCGTCCGGCACGGAGGTGGGTCGGCTGGCCAACGCGCTCAACGCGATGCTCGGCCAGATCGAGGACGCCTTCCGCGAGCGCGAGGCCTCGGAGGACCGGCTGCGCCGCTTCGTCGCCGACGCCTCCCACGAACTGCGCACGCCCATCGCCACCATCCGCGGCTACGCCGAGCTGTTCCGGCGCGGCGCCGCCACCCGCCAGGACGACCTGGAGAAGGTGATGCTCAGAATCGAGGCGGAGGCCACCAGGATGGGCTCGCTGGTGGACGAGATGCTGCTGCTCGCCCGCCTCGACCAAGGGCGCCCGCTGGACCAGGCGCCCGTCGAACTGACCGAACTGGCCGCCGACGCCGTGGCCGACACCCTCGCCATCGCCCCGGACCGCCCGCTGTCGCTGGACCACGACGGCCCCGTCTGGGTGACCGGCGACGCCGCCCGGCTCCGCCAGGTGATGAGCAATCTGCTGGCCAACGTCGTCCACCACACCCCGGAAGGCACGCCGGCCGCCGTACGAGTCGGCGTCGAAGGCGACCGAGCACTGATCGAGGTCGCCGACCAGGGACCCGGGATGTCGGAGGAACACATGTCGCTGGTCTTCCAACGCTTCTACCGCGTCGACCACAGCCGCGAAAACGGCCCACGCCGCGGCGGAGCCGGTCTCGGCCTTTCCATCGTCCAGGCAGTGGTGACCGCACAAGGCGGCGACGTCTCCGCCCACTCCGTCCCCGGCGAGGGAACCACGTTCCGCGTACGTTTGCCGCTGCGGACGTACGTCAACGGGTGAAGGGCTTACCGGCCGGTGTGGTGGGCCGGTACCGTACACCTCGAGGTTCTTGCCGCCGGCCGCCTCCAGCCCGATCCGCACCGCCTCGGCCGGGTCGCAGTTCAGGAACGTGACTCCGTCGGCGGGCGTCGCGTCCTCGGGGTGGTGGGTGAGCACGAAGATCGGTCCCTTCCAGGCGCCGCCGTAGGGGCGGGCGTCCGGGAAGTGGTCCCACCCGTCTCGACCCCCCAGCACGGCGCCCGTGGTCTCGATGTACTCACTGTGCAGGCCCGGACGGACTGAGACCCCGGTCATCCAGCCCATCTCGTGGTTCGGTCCCGCCACGAATCCGTCCAGCGACATCGCGAAGTGCCAGAGCACCTTTCCGCCTGCGGTCTGCGGCTCAGTGTCGCTCATCCGTCGCCTCCTGCGATCTGATTGCGGTTTGCCATCGATGGACGCAGCCCTTACGAGGAGAAGAGATACGCGGATACCAGGTTGAGTACCCCGAGACCGATCGCGATCGCCCCCAGCACCATCCCCGCCACCGATGCGCTGCGGTTGTAGACCGTCGCGATCGTGGCTTGCTTCCGAAGTCCGGGCCATGCCAGTGCCGCCGAGACGGCCCCGAGCGTCGGCATCACCCAGCCCTGTGCCAGCTGGGAGCCGACGAGGATGGTGAGCAGGGCGAGGACCAAGGAGACCGGACCCAGGCGATCAAGTAATCGCGTCATGGCGAGCGAGTGTAGAACGCCTGTCTGCCACCCGTCGATCAAGTAGGGGGTGCATGCGGAGGGCGCTCCCCGCCCACGCCAACCAGAAGTACGGCCATGAGCTCCTGCCTGCACTCCTGGAGCCTGGGACGTACGCGGTGAATCCGGAACCTTCCGGTCCGCCGTGGCGGCGGTGGGAGGAGGTCGGTGCGGAGGAGGCAGAGGCGCGTGGCGTGTACGCGCCGGTGTTCTCTCTGTCCTACGGGCCCGCGGGAGCGGTTGGGGTGGCGCCGGGCGATGTGCGGGGGACCGTCTTGAGCCCGTCCTCCGCAGGGGTGACCGTCCTAGCCTCGGGTCCATCGGGGATGAGACGCAGGCGGCGGCCGGCGGCGGCGAACGCCGAGATGATCCGGTCCACCTGGGTCCCGGTGTGAACGGCGGTGATGCTGACCCGGATGAGCGCCTGGCCGGGTGGCACGCCGGGCGAGATCATGGCGGTGGTGAAGACGCCTTCGTCGAACAGCTCGCGCCACAACCGGAAGCACAGCAGGTCGTCACCCACCGGTACCGCGATGACCGGCCGATCCGAGGGAACGACCGCGTATCCCATCGCGGCCAGTTCACCGCTCAACCCCTCGGCCGTCGCCCGCAGGCGGTGGCGTCGTTCCGGCTCCGCCGCGATGATCTCCAGGGCGGCCAGCGCCGCCGCGGCGCACGCCGGGGACAGTGCGGCCGTGAACACCACCGATCGCGCGTAGTGCCGCAGGTAAGCAACGATCTCCTCGGGACCGGCCACCGCGCCGCCGATGGTGCCCAGTGCCTTCGAGAAGGTGACGGTCTGCAGATCGATCGCACCCTCCAGGCCGTGCTGCTCGGCCGCGCCCCGCCCGTTCGCGCCGAGCAGGCCGACGTCGTGGGCGCTGTCCATGACGAGGCGGGCGTCGTACGCACGGGCGAGCTTGGCGATGCCCGGCAGGTCGCACACGCTGCCGGAGGTGGAGAACATCCCCTCGGTGATGATCAGCCGCCCGGCGCCGGGATCGGCGGCGTCGAGCAGCCGCTCCAGATGGCCCATGTCGTTGTGCCGGTAGCGGCGTAACCGCGCTCCGCCCAGGCGGACGGCGTCGATCAGGCATGCGTGGACCAGCCGGTCGCCGACCACCGTGTCACCGGGCCCGATCAGTGTCCCGAGAGCGAGATTGGCCAGGTAGCCGGCGCTGGTCACCATGACGGCCTCCCGTCCGAGGAAGGCCGCCAGCCGCGCTTCCAGCTCCTCGTGGAGCGCGAGCGAGCCGTTGCTGAGGCGTGAGCCGCCGCTGCCGGTGCCCAGCCGCCGCGTCGCTTCGATCGCGGCCTCGCGCACGCGTTCGTCGCCCGACAAGCCGAGGTAGTCGTTGGAGCCCGCCTGTACGAGCACCCGCCCGTCGATCACGACCTCGCCCTCGCCCAGCCGCTCCTCGATCGCCTGGTAGTAGGGGTAGACGCCCAGCTCCTTCACGAACTGGTACGTCTCCGGCAGCCGACATTTCGCGAACACATCGACCATGTGTGA from Nonomuraea polychroma encodes the following:
- a CDS encoding heparinase II/III family protein encodes the protein MTKSATDRTESSREDGAVGPLGVVWGTAMSPEALVRSLLPPEAALPVPGAGHSSWDRVATSGILVAVRERAEAELGTPWPQPLASQYARYFRDGNRTGYESQVFQRQDRLTRAVLMAAVASGETIGREQGWLDEAADGIVQLCEQSSWCWPAHEDTCRPRGTVLPDVATPCLDLGAADVAAQLAWADQVLGDRLAERYPGLRERIRSEVRVRVLDPFVRRRDWHWLGLDGDVHNWCPWICGNVLVAALRLAEPGPERAHQVAWAVAGLDRYLAALPADGSVDEGYEYWWNGACRAIEALDVLAHATSGLLDAAEVPVVRETVRFPHRMHLGGPWYLNLADARARPPAEQPWQVPHRWARRLGEHDARRHAESQRAATISPCAELGRALCELADVEWQAAGRGDPPLIAGVWLSGTQVGLARTATGTAHGLALAVKGGHNGEHHNHNDVGSVVVAVDGVPVLVDAGRPTYTAQTFGPDRYAIWTMQSSWHNVPEVRGAPQGQGHGFRARDVEVVDEPGRFEVRMDLAAAYPVPELERWWRTAALDRHASHVTIGDAWAFTGDGAPSVLHFLVNGQVNQPSAGQVVVRPPHGARAVRVAWDPGVATAAFTVRRLADPMLSEVWGEQLTRLELRLPGTARGAIEVRVGVGE
- a CDS encoding dsRBD fold-containing protein produces the protein MAGKEWSIQIDIAESGDLATAYVTLTSPADVRLTGCGEAHRNPADPPAPRIGEELAVGRALIDLTGKLLGVATNDVRENVRSAH
- a CDS encoding sigma-70 family RNA polymerase sigma factor encodes the protein MPGRVRRGTPLPRRARRGRRRHEGLRVATAESSPPGRVRHDGVVDFEPYRGELVAYCYRMLGSYHEAEDLVQETMLRAWKARDRYDSTRASVRTWLYRIATNVCLTALEGRARRPLPSGLGAPSEDPGAPLTPAFDIPWLQPFPDARFDMGARADLRLALVAAMQVLPPRQRAVLVLREVLEFSAAEVATQLGTTATAVNSALQRARAALADVGDVGQVTEPDDPEVRAVIQRYVRAFEAADVPALVRLLTDEAVLEMPPVPLWYRGSRDYGLFMRRVFEMRGTGWRMRDLTANGQPALAAYVPDPGGGHRLHTLQVVTVTGGRVSHNVVFADPGVFEAFDLPEKI
- a CDS encoding dihydrofolate reductase family protein, with product MSVIVIEFITLDGIVSDPDGSGGTPTGGWAFRHGPEAVAGDKFRLGSVLDEGVLLLGRRTWELFSRLWPGRDDPFSTRMNAVPKLVASRTVTDVSAWANSQVVGGDLIDAVKREPRDVVITGSLSVVHTLMAADLIDEYRLLTFPAALSTGERLFPAGGPPTYLECLSAEQSGAAVLARYRRAAGPA
- a CDS encoding SDR family NAD(P)-dependent oxidoreductase, with the protein product MTTARVWFITGASRGLGRAFAEAALAAGDRVVAAARDLDPLADLAAAHPDSLVRLTLDVSDRAAVRKVVDQAAAAFGRLDVVVNNAGVMLLGMVEEATEEQIRAHFDVNFFGAVWVAQAVVPYLRAQGSGHILQVTSMGAGGGFASVGFYSASKTALDSVSEALAMEVAPFGVKVTIVGPGGYGTDLFTRGTTMTEPRQEYESLRARLAEMWGEDAGPDPSTAAPVIMELVDLAEPPLRLIVGGASYDLVQQKDQARAEEYRAWEHLSRKAPG
- a CDS encoding ABC-F family ATP-binding cassette domain-containing protein — its product is MPTAAQLALTEITKRYGTRVVLDRVSLTVKPGERIGVIGDNGSGKSTLLRLMADVERPDNGELVAVAPGGVGYLPQSLALPPHATVGDAVDLALADLRELEARMRVAERSLGEAGVEARAGAASGAGTEGRAGTAIRDGMEVYARLVAEFEARGGYEADTRVEVALHGLGLPGLDRSRRLGTLSGGERSRLALAATLASAPELLLLDEPTNDLDDQAVAWLEQRLRAHRGTVVAITHDRVFLERVTTAILEVADGKVRRYGDGYAGYLAAKAAERLAQARAYEEWKTELDRHATLVAANAGRLAVIPRKSAKAGMGTGAWRARSRTHGAAGRIRQSQQRLRQLTDHPAPPPPEPLRFTATLATAGAAGAEVAALDGVVVAGRLRLDSLALRAGERLLVTGPNGAGKTTLMRVLAGELRPDAGEVRQTGRVGFFRQDEPAVEDVRRAGRSGTLQHGDLVGTADWTVLRAYAHGRPGTLDEHADALLALGLFRPSDLRLRLEELSYGQRRRIELARLVSEPVDLLLLDEPTNHLSPLLVEQLEEALTSYQGALVVVTHDRRMRATFTGSRLELGRGVAA
- a CDS encoding MMPL family transporter, producing the protein MERLSAFVLRRKGLVTLLAVLAFFVGMGATPIAIQRLSEVYAHPGMPAFDANQEIVTIYGNGGYQRPFVPVVVLPEGQRADASKEALGRAFAAVATKLPQSRVVSYADTGDPRLVGSDGRTTFGLVFPGTYSDGSPPGGGLGETPDESPVIIEAMTQHLPPGSKIHVTGLDTLAPSVDAGGVDVPAKIGIGVLAAVLVLFLVFRSMLALVPILISVLSIFASFIVILLLTLVMTVHDVALTTMPLLGLGIAVDYSLLLVARWREEQANGFRGDEAVHRAMAGAGRAVLFSGVAVAIGLVTMVVLPVPFLRSLGIAGMIIAAMSVAATLTVLPVLLALTGQRLDRRATTGKRFAREADAGRAWSAWARGVVRLRRPAALVSGGLLVALSLTALGVDLGLPESRHLKTTGPGHDGLVALTSAGIPAGVVTPIDTLVTGDPAAAIGQISQVEGVATVLAPESAAWRRQGSAVVSVLPVAENGTAAGEATITRIRETVPDNVRVGGNAAQSMDFQSRTYGAFPWMLALIGLVTFVMLTRAFRSLLLPLKAIVLNLLSLGAVIGAMVLLWQFGWGTRELLDIQPTGSIGEFVPLTIFAFLYGLSMDYEVFILARMREEYDRTGNTHQAVIEGVGRTGRLVTSAALILFISFAALAMTPELDVKVFASGLALGILLDATLIRGVLVPAVVAMMGRWNWWLPGWAARLLRVRPSAMKDVAPDGVPAHG